A genomic stretch from Sphingomonas sp. HDW15A includes:
- a CDS encoding sulfite exporter TauE/SafE family protein, whose amino-acid sequence MDLVQTILAALSGALVGFSLSLVGGGGSILAVPLMVYLVGVPQPHVAIGTSALAVAANAALGLFNHARAGHVKWRCGLLFAAAGIAGAFAGSTAGKAFDGQKLLFLFALVMIAVGILMLRRRGSAGNGDVRLGRENAGKLSIYGLGAGAFSGFFGIGGGFLIVPGLIAATDMAMINAVGTSLVAVTSFGLTTSLNYAASGLINWALAGVFVAGGLLGSTGGLRLAKRLSAAGTLSKVFAGLIFAVAAYMLWKSGSAAFG is encoded by the coding sequence ATGGACCTGGTCCAGACCATTCTCGCCGCCCTGTCGGGGGCGCTGGTCGGCTTTTCGTTGTCGCTTGTCGGCGGCGGCGGATCCATCCTGGCGGTACCCTTGATGGTCTATCTGGTCGGGGTGCCCCAGCCGCACGTTGCGATCGGCACGAGCGCCCTGGCAGTGGCCGCGAATGCCGCGCTCGGATTGTTCAACCATGCACGCGCGGGCCACGTGAAATGGCGTTGCGGACTGCTTTTCGCGGCCGCCGGAATCGCAGGGGCGTTCGCGGGGTCCACGGCGGGAAAGGCGTTCGACGGGCAGAAACTGCTTTTCCTGTTCGCGCTTGTGATGATCGCCGTCGGCATCTTGATGCTGCGCCGTCGCGGGAGCGCGGGCAACGGGGACGTCAGGCTTGGCCGCGAGAATGCCGGGAAACTCAGCATCTACGGCCTTGGAGCGGGGGCATTCTCCGGTTTTTTCGGGATCGGCGGCGGCTTCCTGATCGTTCCGGGCTTGATCGCGGCGACCGACATGGCGATGATCAATGCGGTCGGGACGAGCCTGGTCGCGGTGACCAGCTTCGGACTGACGACGTCGCTTAATTATGCGGCGTCCGGCCTGATCAACTGGGCATTGGCGGGTGTTTTCGTGGCCGGCGGCCTGCTTGGCAGCACCGGAGGACTGAGGCTTGCGAAACGATTATCCGCGGCCGGTACCCTGTCGAAGGTCTTCGCCGGTCTGATCTTCGCCGTTGCGGCCTACATGCTCTGGAAGAGCGGAAGCGCAGCGTTCGGCTGA
- a CDS encoding MBL fold metallo-hydrolase: MRAPQVKGFFDEATFTVSYVVSDSQTAKAAIIDSVWDFDQPSGRTSFDSADEIIRHVEAQGLSVEWILETHAHADHLSAAPYLQEKLGGKIAIGREIQTVQGVFGKIFNEGTQFARDGSQFDRLLEDGDVLMVGEIPLIALHVPGHTPADMAYLLGDALFTGDTMFMPDYGTARVDFPGGDARQLYKSIRRLMRLPNETRVFLCHDYKAPNRTEFVWETTMLAERTGNVHIHEGVGEDDFVAMRIQRDSTLEMPKLILPSIQVNMRAGHLPEPEDNGVSYLKLPLNSL; encoded by the coding sequence ATGCGGGCACCGCAGGTCAAAGGATTCTTTGACGAGGCGACGTTCACGGTCAGCTATGTCGTCAGCGATTCCCAGACCGCCAAGGCGGCGATCATCGACAGCGTCTGGGATTTTGACCAGCCATCGGGGCGGACAAGCTTCGATTCCGCCGACGAGATCATCCGCCACGTCGAAGCGCAAGGCCTCAGCGTCGAGTGGATCCTCGAAACGCACGCTCATGCCGACCATTTGTCGGCCGCACCCTATCTTCAGGAAAAACTCGGCGGGAAGATCGCGATAGGCCGCGAGATCCAGACCGTTCAAGGCGTTTTTGGCAAGATCTTCAACGAAGGCACGCAGTTCGCTCGTGACGGGTCCCAATTCGATCGCCTGCTGGAAGATGGCGATGTTCTGATGGTTGGGGAAATCCCGCTGATCGCCCTTCATGTGCCCGGCCACACGCCGGCCGACATGGCGTACCTGCTGGGCGATGCGCTCTTCACGGGCGATACGATGTTCATGCCCGACTATGGTACGGCGCGGGTCGACTTTCCGGGCGGGGATGCGCGCCAGCTTTACAAGAGCATCCGGCGGCTGATGCGGCTCCCAAACGAGACGCGCGTGTTCCTGTGCCACGACTACAAGGCGCCGAACCGTACCGAATTCGTATGGGAAACGACCATGCTCGCGGAGCGCACCGGGAACGTACACATTCATGAAGGCGTCGGCGAGGATGATTTCGTGGCAATGCGCATCCAGCGTGATTCGACGCTCGAAATGCCCAAGCTGATCCTGCCGTCTATACAGGTGAACATGCGCGCAGGCCATTTGCCGGAGCCAGAGGACAATGGCGTGAGCTACCTCAAACTTCCGCTGAATTCGCTATGA
- a CDS encoding metalloregulator ArsR/SmtB family transcription factor, whose protein sequence is MSPEFVGQAAQAATVMKAMAHEGRLRVLCYLSEAGELSAGELTHRVGLSQSALSQHLSLLRAEGLVATRKEAQSVHYRIADPKIRALLSALHDIYCPDFVVGQPAESHCER, encoded by the coding sequence ATGTCGCCAGAGTTCGTCGGCCAAGCAGCGCAGGCCGCAACTGTCATGAAAGCCATGGCGCACGAAGGGCGCCTGCGGGTGCTCTGTTACCTGTCGGAAGCGGGTGAGCTCTCGGCCGGCGAGCTCACTCATCGTGTCGGGCTTAGCCAATCCGCGCTTTCGCAACACCTATCCCTACTGCGCGCGGAAGGTTTGGTTGCGACGCGGAAAGAAGCGCAGTCGGTGCACTACCGGATTGCGGACCCGAAGATTCGCGCCCTTCTTTCTGCGCTTCACGATATCTATTGCCCCGACTTTGTCGTTGGCCAACCCGCGGAGAGCCATTGTGAGCGATGA
- a CDS encoding glutathione S-transferase family protein, whose amino-acid sequence MPNDAPLTVIGSFVSPYVRKVLAALELKNIAYRVDPITPFFGNDEFQRLSPLRRIPVLIDGDTVVNDSSIICAYLDETRGGHALYPGDAAARARARWIEEYADSRLGELTVWGLFYQRFVRRMVWDEPADEERVRDTIENGLPHALDHLETILPSEGWIFGEIGVADIAVATFFQNAAYAGYSIDPERWPVSAAFVSRVLGHPVIQKLGAWEAIQLSATISGRRQALIGAGAPLSETTWAERTPRRGVMTL is encoded by the coding sequence ATGCCCAACGATGCTCCGCTAACCGTCATAGGCAGCTTCGTAAGTCCGTACGTCCGCAAGGTTCTGGCCGCCCTGGAACTCAAGAATATCGCTTACCGGGTCGATCCGATCACGCCATTCTTCGGAAATGACGAGTTTCAAAGGCTGAGCCCGCTTCGCCGAATCCCGGTGCTGATCGACGGCGATACGGTCGTGAACGACAGCAGCATCATCTGCGCCTACCTTGATGAAACCCGCGGCGGTCATGCGCTCTATCCGGGCGATGCGGCCGCCCGGGCCCGCGCTCGATGGATCGAGGAATATGCGGATTCGCGGCTCGGCGAACTGACCGTCTGGGGCTTGTTTTATCAGCGCTTCGTCCGGCGGATGGTTTGGGACGAACCTGCCGACGAGGAGCGCGTTCGCGACACAATCGAAAATGGTCTTCCGCATGCTCTCGACCATCTTGAGACGATCCTTCCCAGCGAAGGCTGGATATTCGGGGAGATCGGCGTCGCCGACATTGCCGTCGCAACCTTTTTCCAGAATGCGGCCTACGCCGGCTATTCGATCGACCCGGAGCGTTGGCCTGTATCGGCAGCGTTCGTCTCTCGCGTACTTGGCCACCCGGTGATTCAGAAGCTTGGCGCGTGGGAAGCAATCCAGCTGAGCGCGACGATCAGCGGTCGCCGCCAGGCGCTGATCGGAGCAGGCGCGCCGTTGAGCGAAACGACGTGGGCGGAGCGCACTCCGCGGCGCGGGGTTATGACGCTTTAG
- a CDS encoding response regulator yields MLKILIVEDDTQLATTLKYLVEDNPRYRVVARADDLDGAVSAAEEHDPDLALVDLQLARGSTGFSVAVRLGDYDIPCLFVTGKAPPSRCRTWRLVVF; encoded by the coding sequence GTGCTCAAAATCCTGATTGTCGAAGACGATACCCAGTTGGCGACCACGCTGAAGTATCTTGTAGAAGACAATCCGCGATACCGCGTCGTTGCCCGGGCGGACGACTTGGACGGCGCGGTCTCGGCCGCCGAAGAGCATGACCCCGATCTGGCGCTGGTCGACCTTCAACTAGCCAGGGGCTCCACAGGTTTTTCGGTCGCGGTCCGGCTCGGCGACTATGACATTCCCTGCCTATTCGTGACCGGCAAGGCCCCGCCTTCCCGATGCCGGACCTGGCGCTTGGTTGTCTTCTGA
- a CDS encoding cell wall hydrolase, with protein sequence MGNRGVAAVAALCFTLVGGSTEAFGQDQAAGTTTAKLVPAIASTAPTAPAAIAPVTFGNAVNGSIGAIAREATSLYNNGWPLYALVDRYAAGAPLDEEANCMAVAVYHEARGETLAGQLAVARVIINRAASGKYPSSWCGVVKQPWQFSFVNPRTGTMPSVDHASAAWRKAQGVTRLAMANVVPSLSNDVLWYHADYVAPSWGRRLSRANKIGTHIFYRS encoded by the coding sequence TTGGGTAACCGCGGCGTCGCCGCGGTCGCAGCACTCTGTTTTACGCTGGTGGGTGGATCGACCGAGGCCTTCGGTCAGGACCAGGCTGCCGGCACAACGACCGCCAAGCTGGTTCCTGCGATCGCCAGCACGGCTCCGACAGCTCCGGCCGCTATCGCGCCGGTGACGTTCGGTAACGCGGTCAATGGCTCGATTGGCGCCATCGCTCGCGAAGCCACCTCTCTCTACAACAACGGTTGGCCGCTTTACGCGCTCGTTGATCGCTACGCAGCCGGCGCGCCGCTAGACGAAGAAGCCAATTGCATGGCCGTTGCGGTTTATCACGAGGCGCGGGGCGAAACCCTTGCCGGCCAGCTCGCCGTGGCGCGGGTCATCATCAATCGTGCCGCCTCCGGCAAATATCCGTCGAGCTGGTGCGGCGTGGTGAAGCAGCCGTGGCAATTCTCCTTCGTCAACCCGCGCACGGGAACGATGCCGAGCGTGGACCATGCCTCCGCCGCGTGGCGCAAGGCCCAAGGCGTAACCCGCCTTGCGATGGCGAACGTGGTCCCGAGCCTGTCGAACGACGTCCTCTGGTATCACGCTGACTACGTCGCACCGTCGTGGGGCCGCCGCCTCAGCCGGGCAAACAAGATCGGCACTCACATCTTTTATCGCTCATAA
- a CDS encoding EVE domain-containing protein, with amino-acid sequence MAFWLMRSEPDVYGWDELVRDCGTEWDGVRNYTARNFLKEMQVGDLAIFYHSNKEKAAVGIMEITRAWKPDGADGQWASVRVEPREKLARPVSLTAIKGEPKLAALEMLRQSRLSVTPVRAEEWKILLEMSRT; translated from the coding sequence ATGGCATTCTGGCTGATGCGCTCGGAGCCCGATGTTTACGGCTGGGATGAGCTTGTTCGCGACTGCGGAACGGAGTGGGACGGCGTCCGCAACTACACCGCGCGCAACTTCCTGAAAGAGATGCAAGTCGGCGACCTTGCGATCTTCTACCACTCCAACAAGGAAAAGGCGGCGGTCGGGATCATGGAGATCACCCGGGCGTGGAAACCCGATGGCGCGGACGGCCAGTGGGCCAGCGTTCGCGTCGAGCCTCGCGAGAAGCTTGCACGCCCCGTCAGCTTGACGGCGATTAAGGGAGAGCCGAAGCTCGCCGCGCTCGAAATGCTCCGCCAGTCGCGGCTTTCCGTGACCCCGGTGCGGGCCGAAGAGTGGAAAATCCTGCTGGAGATGAGCCGGACCTGA